One Oceanispirochaeta sp. genomic region harbors:
- a CDS encoding YraN family protein codes for MIQHKKELLGEQKAVEYLQSSGYQIIKRNFRKSFGEVDIIAVKGRKIIFCEVKNWDYLGWEDLHFSINKSKIQKIKKIACLFLQ; via the coding sequence ATTGGGAGAGCAGAAAGCCGTAGAATACCTTCAGTCGTCAGGTTATCAAATAATTAAAAGAAACTTCAGGAAATCCTTTGGAGAAGTCGATATTATAGCAGTAAAGGGAAGAAAAATTATTTTTTGTGAAGTAAAAAATTGGGATTATCTAGGCTGGGAGGATTTACATTTCAGTATAAATAAAAGTAAAATCCAGAAGATTAAGAAAATAGCATGTCTTTTTCTTCAACA